The following are encoded together in the Montipora foliosa isolate CH-2021 chromosome 12, ASM3666993v2, whole genome shotgun sequence genome:
- the LOC137978783 gene encoding multiple inositol polyphosphate phosphatase 1-like, with protein sequence MATRVHSSFLNTSAVKMGARVLFLLTVLLGFSLVHKAEQSSRFGTKTAYLFNASAASSLKIPANCHPVHLNMIVRHGSRYPSDGDREDIDEFLGKLNKIYNESAPFRYQNLTIPWSKPTEWNNAMPSELSAAGENEQYNIATRYRSRFPQVFDKEYWNKYYTFVTSDKLRNAQSAMAFAFGLFEGRGPVASSNFQPVAITFSGRENDDKLLNSYNSCPRYEIDVKEHGAEEVEKFMAGPEVKDTVRRLEERLKLNGKLSLTFDYVEKIFRLCSFGIMNRGDNTWCPLLEDEDMKILEYQGDLEAYYEHSYGNKLSYKVVCPLLSEMTTNLQKFSEGKIEARGVFRFASSGSLTSLLTILGLYNDSVPLKADNYLEQSHRLFRLSNAVTMSANIALVLLACNSTEMAGKQHYKVQVLVNEAPVGLPCCHGNMTCALDRFLACYEDTVKGCDFDAMCNVPPTGGIATASAAIFYPHPDMLALAVVLLIFKNI encoded by the coding sequence ATGGCAACGAGGGTGCATTCTTCTTTTCTTAACACAAGTGCTGTCAAAATGGGTGCAAGAGTACTCTTCTTGCTCACGGTTTTGTTGGGATTCTCGCTTGTACACAAGGCAGAGCAGTCAAGTCGTTTTGGAACAAAAACAGCTTATCTTTTCAATGCTTCTGCCGCGTCTTCGTTGAAAATCCCAGCAAATTGTCATCCAGTTCATCTTAACATGATAGTACGCCATGGTTCAAGATATCCCAGTGATGGAGACAGGGAGGACATCGACGAATTCCTGGGAAAACTGAATAAAATTTACAACGAAAGTGCACCATTTCGTTACCAAAACTTGACGATACCCTGGAGCAAACCCACAGAATGGAATAACGCCATGCCAAGTGAGTTGTCAGCAGCAGGTGAAAACGAGCAATACAATATCGCTACCAGGTATCGTTCTCGCTTTCCACAGGTATTCGATAAGGAGTACTGGAACAAGTACTATACCTTTGTCACCTCGGATAAGTTGCGCAATGCACAAAGTGCAATGGCTTTCGCTTTTGGACTCTTTGAGGGACGAGGACCTGTGGCCTCCTCAAATTTTCAGCCGGTTGCCATAACTTTCTCCGGTCGAGAAAACGACGATAAATTGTTAAATTCTTACAATTCTTGTCCACGATACGAGATTGATGTGAAAGAGCATGGCGCAGAAGAGGTAGAAAAGTTCATGGCTGGTCCCGAAGTGAAGGACACGGTAAGACGACTTGAAGAAAGACTCAAGCTAAATGGAAAATTGTCTTTAACATTTGACTATGTCGAGAAAATTTTCAGACTTTGTTCTTTTGGAATAATGAATCGTGGAGACAACACTTGGTGTCCTTTGCTAGAGGATGAAGACATGAAAATACTGGAATATCAAGGCGACTTGGAAGCGTATTACGAACACTCTTATGGGAACAAACTGAGTTACAAGGTAGTTTGTCCTCTTCTGTCCGAAATGACAACAAATTTGCAGAAGTTTTCGGAGGGAAAGATCGAAGCTCGTGGAGTTTTTCGATTCGCATCGTCAGGCTCATTGACATCTTTGTTAACGATTCTCGGACTTTACAATGACTCAGTACCCTTGAAGGCAGACAACTACCTCGAACAAAGCCATCGACTCTTCAGGTTGTCCAACGCAGTGACAATGTCGGCCAATATTGCTCTTGTGTTGCTTGCTTGCAACTCAACAGAAATGGCGGGAAAACAGCATTACAAGGTACAAGTGTTAGTGAATGAGGCACCGGTTGGTCTGCcctgttgccatggaaacatgACATGCGCTCTAGACCGCTTTTTGGCCTGTTATGAGGACACAGTAAAAGGCTGTGACTTTGATGCAATGTGCAATGTGCCACCTACTGGTGGAATAGCAACTGCCTCAGCTGCAATATTTTACCCACATCCTGATATGCTTGCACTTGCTGTTGTTTTGCTTatctttaaaaatatttga
- the LOC137978784 gene encoding uncharacterized protein isoform X1 — protein sequence MSIKMGLYSSTLDDTTEESRSALSFCRLPYRSFHPDGTAIPPPFTVLKILKHSGPLGLNQVMKVTACAFLPNDDTCLLTLTTFAGHSLRNFRAGFVQCRDLNSCEDEGNGHIILAEITSDGCLEPFKIDCVTAGYGEKSLLSRALCCVFSPDGLKAVTVSNVTLESHRGTETNEICLWQVRSKKRFKRFWRVSCEVVMPRFAGHLGSCVFSPDSTLIAFSSSLSQLYVLKGENLELLIAVRTEIVVGNSCCCEFDPCFPHQKLAACFEDGLFQIWFIEDGQTTCIKELQLMQNSVKLTVFSYSPDGSMIAFGTSHGKVLLIDTLFFDILYDLGNDTDIGICSVAFTKSCRELAIGQGDGLVKILQLPLKLELQHMCRLVINKLVPPNLIDCLPLPRDVKAYLLFSPIPASYSMEKRDNDLEIDSQSC from the exons ATGAGCATAAAGATGGGCCTGTATTCTTCCACGCTGGATGATACAACGGAAGAGTCTAGATCAGCCCTCTCCTTTTGCAGGTTGCCCTATCGGTCATTTCATCCGGATGGAACAGCGATCCCTCCACCTTTCACAGTCCTCAAAATTCTCAAGCATTCAGGTCCGTTAGGATTGAACCAAGTTATGAAAGTGACAGCCTGTGCTTTTCTGCCGAATGACGACACCTGTTTGTTGACTCTCACCACTTTCGCTGGTCACTCGCTAAGGAATTTTCGAGCCGGTTTTGTGCAGTGCCGGGACTTAAACAGTTGTGAAGATGAAG GAAACGGTCATATAATCTTAGCAGAGATTACATCAGATGGCTGCCTTGAGCCTTTTAAAATAGACTGTGTCACTGCTGGATATGGTGAAAAAAGTCTGCTCTCCAGAgcgttgtgttgtgttttttctCCCGACGGTTTAAAGGCTGTGACAGTTAGTAACGTGACTTTGGAATCCCACAGGGGCacagaaacaaatgaaatatgCCTGTGGCAAGTGAGATCTAAGAAAAGATTCAAGAGGTTTTGGCGAGTAAGTTGTGAGGTTGTGATGCCGCGGTTTGCTGGCCATTTGGGTAGCTGTGTGTTCTCTCCTGATAGTACACTAATTGCATTTTCCAGTTCACTAAGCCAACTGTATGTTTTAAAGGGTGAAAATTTGGAGTTGTTGATTGCAGTAAGAACAGAAATCGTTGTTGGCAACTCTTGCTGTTGTGAATTTGATCCGTGCTTTCCACATCAGAAATTGGCAGCTTGTTTTGAGGATGGTTTGTTTCAGATCTGGTTTATCGAAGATGGCCAAACCACTTGCATTAAGGAACTTCAGCTCATGCAAAATTCTGTTAAGTTGACTGTATTTTCATACAGTCCAGATGGCTCCATGATAGCTTTTGGGACATCCCATGGAAAGGTCCTGTTGATAGACACATTATTTTTTGATATTCTGTATGATTTGGGTAATGACACAGATATTGGCATCTGTTCTGTTGCTTTTACAAAAAGCTGTCGTGAACTTGCCATTGGACAGGGGGATGGTTTGGTTAAAATCCTTCAGCTACCTTTGAAGTTGGAGCTACAGCACATGTGTCGACTGGTCATAAACAAGTTGGTACCACCCAATCTTATTGACTGTCTTCCATTACCAAGGGACGTAAAGGCCTATCTTCTCTTTTCGCCCATTCCTGCAAGCTACAGTATGGAGAAAAGAGACAATGATCTTGAAATTGATTCACAAAGTTGTTAA
- the LOC137978784 gene encoding uncharacterized protein isoform X2 yields MKVTACAFLPNDDTCLLTLTTFAGHSLRNFRAGFVQCRDLNSCEDEGGHDDSLFTYSPRPSCCFSPNGEIVSYILNTGNGHIILAEITSDGCLEPFKIDCVTAGYGEKSLLSRALCCVFSPDGLKAVTVSNVTLESHRGTETNEICLWQVRSKKRFKRFWRVSCEVVMPRFAGHLGSCVFSPDSTLIAFSSSLSQLYVLKGENLELLIAVRTEIVVGNSCCCEFDPCFPHQKLAACFEDGLFQIWFIEDGQTTCIKELQLMQNSVKLTVFSYSPDGSMIAFGTSHGKVLLIDTLFFDILYDLGNDTDIGICSVAFTKSCRELAIGQGDGLVKILQLPLKLELQHMCRLVINKLVPPNLIDCLPLPRDVKAYLLFSPIPASYSMEKRDNDLEIDSQSC; encoded by the coding sequence ATGAAAGTGACAGCCTGTGCTTTTCTGCCGAATGACGACACCTGTTTGTTGACTCTCACCACTTTCGCTGGTCACTCGCTAAGGAATTTTCGAGCCGGTTTTGTGCAGTGCCGGGACTTAAACAGTTGTGAAGATGAAGGTGGGCACGATGATAGTCTCTTCACATATTCACCTCGTCCTTCATGCTGTTTTTCGCCTAATGGGGAAATTGTAtcttatattttaaacacagGAAACGGTCATATAATCTTAGCAGAGATTACATCAGATGGCTGCCTTGAGCCTTTTAAAATAGACTGTGTCACTGCTGGATATGGTGAAAAAAGTCTGCTCTCCAGAgcgttgtgttgtgttttttctCCCGACGGTTTAAAGGCTGTGACAGTTAGTAACGTGACTTTGGAATCCCACAGGGGCacagaaacaaatgaaatatgCCTGTGGCAAGTGAGATCTAAGAAAAGATTCAAGAGGTTTTGGCGAGTAAGTTGTGAGGTTGTGATGCCGCGGTTTGCTGGCCATTTGGGTAGCTGTGTGTTCTCTCCTGATAGTACACTAATTGCATTTTCCAGTTCACTAAGCCAACTGTATGTTTTAAAGGGTGAAAATTTGGAGTTGTTGATTGCAGTAAGAACAGAAATCGTTGTTGGCAACTCTTGCTGTTGTGAATTTGATCCGTGCTTTCCACATCAGAAATTGGCAGCTTGTTTTGAGGATGGTTTGTTTCAGATCTGGTTTATCGAAGATGGCCAAACCACTTGCATTAAGGAACTTCAGCTCATGCAAAATTCTGTTAAGTTGACTGTATTTTCATACAGTCCAGATGGCTCCATGATAGCTTTTGGGACATCCCATGGAAAGGTCCTGTTGATAGACACATTATTTTTTGATATTCTGTATGATTTGGGTAATGACACAGATATTGGCATCTGTTCTGTTGCTTTTACAAAAAGCTGTCGTGAACTTGCCATTGGACAGGGGGATGGTTTGGTTAAAATCCTTCAGCTACCTTTGAAGTTGGAGCTACAGCACATGTGTCGACTGGTCATAAACAAGTTGGTACCACCCAATCTTATTGACTGTCTTCCATTACCAAGGGACGTAAAGGCCTATCTTCTCTTTTCGCCCATTCCTGCAAGCTACAGTATGGAGAAAAGAGACAATGATCTTGAAATTGATTCACAAAGTTGTTAA